A window from Acidithiobacillus sp. encodes these proteins:
- the recG gene encoding ATP-dependent DNA helicase RecG — translation MVVAKTGPYLQSSVSALRGVGPALVQRLQRMDLWRVQDILFHLPSRYQDRRHISPMTALQPGQECAVLGEIVRVDHQRGRREQWLVTLSDGSGRLLIRLFHMVAALRGQWQVGRQLWCFGELRGGFHGLEMVHPEWQMADVPQFRAPRHLTPFYPSSEGVTQAQWRRWVAQALTLLDQLPDYLENRLPPQWPSLREGLRLLHESADEIPSPQHPAWQRLALEELLANHLAVRQTRQSGMMQNAPCLLSKGQLWRHFLTHLTFVPTGAQERVIAEINADLARQQPMRRLLQGDVGSGKTLVAAAAALTALEAGYQVAMMAPTEILAEQLYTRFRQWLEPLDRDVGYLVGSRSPRARREILEALANGRLGLVTGTQALFQEGVEFARLGLVIIDEQHRFGVEQRRQLLEKGTMTMPHLLVMTATPIPRTLAMTVHADLEVSVIDALPPGRTPVETLVMPDSRRPELIGRMQHMLEEGRQIYWVCPLIEESEILELQAAEASFAELQMALPGVNIGLIHGRMRAAEKAEVMAAFQSGAVCILVATTVIEVGVDVPNASLMVIEHAERLGLAQLHQLRGRVGRGAQQSSCILLYHPPLSNRARERLRVMRETHDGFVIARKDLELRGPGEYLGTRQTGILQMRVADILRDEALLAFVPALADQLLQEDPDAAQALVQRWLGNRLGYGQVG, via the coding sequence ATGGTGGTTGCGAAGACGGGACCGTATCTACAGAGTTCCGTCTCAGCATTGCGCGGGGTCGGCCCCGCTCTGGTCCAGCGCTTACAGCGCATGGACCTGTGGCGGGTGCAGGATATCCTGTTTCATCTGCCCAGTCGTTATCAGGATCGCCGCCACATATCCCCTATGACGGCCTTGCAGCCCGGTCAGGAGTGCGCCGTACTGGGTGAAATTGTCCGTGTCGATCACCAGCGTGGGCGACGGGAACAATGGCTGGTGACTTTGAGTGATGGCAGTGGACGTCTGCTCATACGGCTCTTTCACATGGTAGCGGCCCTGCGTGGGCAATGGCAGGTCGGGCGGCAGCTCTGGTGTTTCGGAGAATTGCGCGGCGGCTTTCACGGCCTTGAAATGGTGCATCCAGAATGGCAGATGGCGGATGTCCCTCAGTTTCGCGCTCCGCGTCACCTCACCCCTTTTTATCCCAGTAGTGAAGGCGTTACTCAGGCGCAATGGCGGCGCTGGGTAGCGCAAGCCCTGACCCTTCTCGACCAGCTTCCAGATTACCTTGAAAATCGACTGCCTCCGCAGTGGCCCAGTCTGCGCGAAGGGCTGCGTTTGCTGCATGAAAGTGCGGACGAGATTCCCTCGCCGCAGCATCCCGCCTGGCAGCGGCTGGCGCTGGAGGAGTTGCTGGCGAATCATTTGGCGGTGCGTCAGACGCGGCAGTCGGGGATGATGCAGAATGCCCCCTGTCTACTCAGTAAAGGGCAGTTGTGGCGGCATTTTCTGACGCATTTGACTTTCGTACCGACGGGAGCACAGGAGCGGGTGATTGCGGAGATTAACGCCGACTTGGCGCGCCAGCAGCCCATGCGTCGCTTATTGCAAGGGGATGTGGGCTCCGGCAAAACCTTGGTCGCGGCGGCAGCGGCGCTGACCGCACTGGAGGCCGGGTATCAGGTAGCCATGATGGCGCCGACCGAGATCCTTGCAGAACAATTATATACGCGCTTTCGGCAATGGTTGGAACCGCTGGACCGGGACGTGGGTTATCTGGTGGGTAGCCGCTCGCCGCGCGCCCGCCGCGAGATCCTGGAAGCCCTCGCCAATGGCAGGCTTGGTTTGGTGACGGGGACGCAGGCGCTGTTTCAAGAGGGGGTGGAGTTTGCTCGTCTCGGGCTGGTCATCATCGATGAGCAACACCGCTTTGGCGTGGAGCAACGCAGGCAATTGCTGGAGAAAGGCACCATGACCATGCCCCACCTGCTGGTGATGACCGCTACGCCGATTCCGCGAACCCTGGCGATGACAGTGCATGCGGATCTGGAGGTGTCGGTCATTGATGCGCTGCCGCCCGGGCGCACCCCCGTGGAAACCCTGGTGATGCCTGACAGTCGTCGGCCCGAACTGATCGGACGGATGCAACACATGCTGGAAGAGGGGCGGCAAATCTATTGGGTTTGTCCGCTGATTGAGGAATCGGAAATTCTCGAGTTGCAGGCGGCGGAGGCGAGTTTTGCAGAGCTGCAAATGGCCTTGCCCGGTGTGAACATCGGGCTGATCCACGGACGGATGCGCGCCGCAGAAAAGGCGGAAGTGATGGCAGCCTTTCAGTCAGGCGCGGTATGCATTCTGGTGGCGACGACGGTGATCGAAGTGGGGGTGGATGTTCCCAACGCCAGTCTCATGGTTATTGAGCATGCGGAGCGTCTGGGTCTGGCGCAACTGCACCAGTTGCGGGGGCGGGTGGGGCGAGGGGCGCAGCAGAGCAGTTGTATCCTGCTCTATCATCCACCCCTGAGTAACCGGGCGCGAGAGCGTTTGCGGGTGATGCGCGAAACCCATGACGGCTTTGTCATCGCGCGCAAAGACCTGGAACTGCGCGGACCGGGCGAGTATCTCGGCACGCGGCAGACGGGCATCCTGCAGATGCGCGTCGCAGATATCCTGCGTGACGAAGCCCTGCTGGCTTTCGTGCCTGCATTGGCGGATCAACTGCTGCAGGAAGATCCTGATGCGGCGCAGGCTCTCGTGCAACGCTGGCTGGGGAACCGGCTAGGGTATGGGCAGGTGGGTTAG
- the rpoZ gene encoding DNA-directed RNA polymerase subunit omega codes for MARVTVEDCLEHVDNRFELTLVAARRARQLASGAVPGVEPGRDKNTVVALREVAAGKVSRAILDEQMPPPLPNFPGAVNREAAGAEDVAGE; via the coding sequence ATGGCACGAGTAACAGTAGAAGATTGTTTGGAGCATGTGGATAATCGTTTTGAGTTGACGTTGGTAGCGGCGCGACGGGCGCGGCAACTGGCCTCTGGCGCTGTGCCGGGAGTGGAGCCGGGACGTGACAAAAATACGGTCGTTGCGCTGCGCGAAGTGGCAGCTGGCAAGGTGAGCCGGGCGATACTGGACGAGCAGATGCCGCCACCATTACCCAACTTCCCTGGTGCGGTGAACCGCGAAGCGGCTGGAGCTGAGGATGTCGCTGGCGAGTGA
- the hemG gene encoding protoporphyrinogen oxidase codes for MEDVVIIGAGISGLATAYFLRKRGWKPLLLEAGAKPGGNLQSRQEEGFQRDMGPNSLLLKGQIVPEWLRELQLEEEVVEANPLAQRRYILNRHRQPVALGPGVLFGSSLLSLRGRLRLLGEPFRPPRRAQTGEESVADFVRRRLGDEALTWLVDPFVSGVFAGNPARLSVQATLPRLVALEQDGGSLLRGALRARNKKSPATPKTRLISFREGLQALPLRVASTLGDALRCNTPVDQLRNSDDIWQVSSGNQSWQSKRLILALPAGAAAELIAPTDAALARELDAIPYPAVGSLSIGFQRAQVQHPLDGFGMLIPRVMGLETLGVLFSSTLFPGRAPADQILLTAFIGGSQNDISGRSDDDLLATALHEINPLLGISGKPVFSRCQTWPKAIPQYEIGHLDRVRRIDALSARYPGLYFRANWREGVALGDCMEEAYRFSQDADWQH; via the coding sequence ATGGAAGACGTCGTTATTATCGGCGCTGGCATTTCCGGTCTGGCAACCGCCTATTTTCTCCGTAAGCGGGGTTGGAAACCCCTGCTGCTGGAAGCAGGCGCCAAGCCAGGCGGCAACCTGCAAAGCCGACAGGAGGAAGGCTTTCAGCGGGATATGGGACCCAACTCGCTCCTGCTCAAAGGCCAGATCGTCCCGGAATGGCTTCGCGAACTGCAGTTAGAAGAAGAGGTCGTCGAAGCCAACCCACTCGCCCAGCGCCGCTATATCCTTAATCGCCATCGGCAACCCGTCGCACTGGGACCGGGTGTGCTTTTCGGCAGCAGCCTGCTGAGCTTGCGCGGCCGCCTGCGTCTCCTTGGCGAGCCTTTTCGGCCACCGCGTCGGGCGCAGACGGGTGAGGAAAGCGTTGCTGACTTTGTGCGGCGGCGACTCGGGGATGAAGCGCTCACCTGGCTGGTCGACCCCTTCGTCTCTGGTGTCTTTGCCGGCAATCCCGCACGTCTTTCGGTACAGGCTACCCTGCCCCGCCTGGTGGCGCTGGAGCAGGACGGTGGCTCACTCCTCCGCGGCGCGCTGCGCGCCCGGAACAAGAAATCGCCCGCCACCCCGAAAACCCGTCTTATTTCTTTTCGCGAAGGTTTACAGGCCCTCCCGCTCAGGGTCGCCAGCACACTCGGCGATGCTCTGCGTTGCAACACCCCAGTCGATCAATTGCGTAATAGCGATGACATTTGGCAGGTCAGCAGCGGCAACCAATCCTGGCAAAGCAAACGGCTCATTCTTGCCCTGCCCGCAGGCGCTGCGGCCGAGCTGATCGCGCCAACGGACGCTGCACTTGCCCGTGAACTGGACGCCATCCCTTATCCCGCAGTCGGCAGCCTGTCCATTGGCTTTCAGCGCGCACAGGTACAACATCCGCTGGATGGTTTTGGCATGCTCATTCCGCGGGTCATGGGTCTGGAAACACTGGGGGTGCTCTTCTCCTCCACCCTCTTTCCCGGGCGCGCGCCGGCGGATCAGATATTGCTGACCGCCTTTATCGGCGGCAGTCAGAATGACATTTCCGGACGTAGCGATGATGATCTGCTGGCGACCGCATTACACGAAATCAACCCACTGCTGGGTATCAGCGGCAAGCCCGTTTTCAGCCGCTGCCAGACCTGGCCAAAAGCCATCCCGCAATACGAAATCGGGCACCTGGATCGGGTAAGGCGGATCGACGCCCTAAGCGCCCGGTACCCCGGGCTGTACTTCCGGGCCAACTGGCGGGAGGGCGTCGCGCTGGGAGACTGTATGGAAGAGGCTTACCGGTTCAGTCAGGATGCCGACTGGCAGCACTGA
- a CDS encoding DUF1858 domain-containing protein has protein sequence MERAEALAQPMRELLQTHPVLVSLLEERGIHCGECFIADRETLGGVAIMHHVDLDELLAEWARREALPRAD, from the coding sequence ATGGAGCGCGCGGAAGCCCTTGCCCAGCCCATGCGCGAGCTGCTGCAGACACATCCGGTATTGGTTTCGTTGCTGGAAGAGCGCGGTATTCATTGCGGAGAATGCTTTATTGCTGATCGTGAAACGCTGGGGGGGGTAGCCATCATGCATCATGTCGATCTTGACGAGCTTCTCGCGGAATGGGCGCGTCGCGAGGCCCTGCCGCGCGCCGACTAG
- a CDS encoding bifunctional (p)ppGpp synthetase/guanosine-3',5'-bis(diphosphate) 3'-pyrophosphohydrolase: MSLASESELGTAVPKLPLATAVGEVLRLPPVSPALEDPCAPLRALLQQYMTPEEVVRAREAYELAATAHGAQTRRSGEPYIHHPVAVACILAELQLDIFTIQAALLHDVIEDCHISKESIIERFGPEVAEMVDGVSKLGQVRFETREEAQAENFRKMFLAMSRDIRVVLIKLADRLHNMRTMGVMKLEKRRRISRETLDIYAPIAQRLGIHAIRIELEELAFSHLYPKRWHTLNEAVKAARGNRKEAVQKIEHALEDRLRQEGLAAQVSGREKHVYSIYSKMQKKGMPFSAIHDLHAFRVIVADVDACYRVLGIVHSLYRPIPGRFKDYIAIPKSNGYQSLHTVLLGPFGHPVEVQIRTGDMHRVAEAGVAAHWLYKTGSNNAHAETQARAWLQRLLELQIQGGDSQEFLESIKLDLFPDEVYVFTPKGKILSLPRGATAVDFAYAVHTDIGDQAVAAKVNDMYVPLRSPLNNGDKVEIVTAASAHPQPGWLDVVVTAKARSSVRAYLKTIQRGDAEVLGRNLLEKAMHSLGANLQQVEAADFRRVLTTFNVQDEGQLLAAIGMGEVFPLVVAHKLLPEEEDRGKLAQTARRLGQAVSQLLPSRLNREVATKKPLLIRGTEGMPVTLARCCRPIPGDPILGFISAGKGVVVHTHDCHNIREWRKRRDRWVDVQWDPEAQGEFPVMIRVVAESARGVLARVATLISDEDSNIDHVDIEPQDGLYTGITFTIQAHDRDHLAKIMRSLRSLPMVSRVQRVKG; encoded by the coding sequence ATGTCGCTGGCGAGTGAAAGCGAGCTAGGCACAGCGGTGCCGAAACTACCCCTGGCGACAGCGGTGGGCGAGGTGCTGCGTCTGCCGCCGGTTTCTCCAGCTTTAGAGGATCCTTGCGCGCCACTACGCGCGTTGCTCCAGCAATACATGACGCCCGAAGAGGTCGTGCGCGCGCGTGAAGCCTACGAGTTGGCGGCTACGGCGCACGGAGCACAAACCCGGCGTAGTGGTGAACCCTATATTCATCATCCGGTGGCGGTAGCCTGCATTCTCGCCGAACTGCAACTGGATATTTTCACCATTCAAGCCGCCTTGCTCCATGATGTGATTGAAGATTGCCACATCAGCAAGGAAAGCATCATCGAGCGCTTCGGGCCAGAAGTGGCGGAGATGGTGGACGGGGTCAGCAAGCTCGGGCAGGTCCGTTTCGAAACCCGTGAAGAGGCACAGGCCGAGAACTTTCGCAAGATGTTTCTGGCCATGTCCCGGGATATTCGGGTGGTACTGATAAAACTGGCCGATCGTCTACACAATATGCGCACCATGGGTGTGATGAAGCTGGAGAAGCGGCGACGTATTTCCCGGGAAACCCTCGATATTTATGCGCCCATCGCGCAACGTCTGGGTATTCACGCTATTCGTATTGAGTTGGAGGAGTTGGCCTTCTCCCATCTCTACCCCAAGCGTTGGCACACCCTCAATGAGGCCGTAAAGGCAGCGCGTGGTAACCGCAAGGAAGCGGTGCAAAAAATTGAACATGCCCTGGAGGACCGTCTTCGGCAGGAGGGGCTGGCAGCACAGGTCAGCGGTCGTGAGAAACACGTTTACAGTATTTATAGCAAGATGCAGAAGAAGGGTATGCCCTTCAGTGCCATCCACGATCTCCATGCCTTCCGGGTCATTGTCGCCGATGTGGATGCCTGCTATCGCGTTTTGGGCATTGTTCATAGTCTGTATCGGCCGATTCCCGGGCGTTTCAAAGATTATATCGCCATCCCCAAATCCAATGGATATCAGTCCCTGCACACCGTGCTGCTGGGCCCCTTTGGACATCCGGTAGAGGTCCAGATCCGCACCGGGGATATGCACCGGGTCGCCGAAGCGGGGGTGGCGGCGCATTGGCTGTATAAGACGGGCTCGAATAACGCACATGCCGAAACGCAGGCGCGCGCCTGGTTGCAGCGTTTGCTGGAGCTACAGATACAGGGGGGGGACTCTCAGGAGTTCCTGGAGAGCATTAAGCTCGACCTGTTTCCTGATGAGGTCTATGTGTTTACCCCCAAGGGCAAGATTCTCAGTTTGCCGCGTGGCGCGACGGCGGTGGATTTTGCCTATGCGGTGCATACGGATATTGGTGACCAGGCAGTGGCCGCTAAGGTCAATGATATGTACGTGCCGTTGCGCAGCCCTCTGAATAACGGGGATAAAGTAGAAATTGTCACGGCAGCTTCGGCACATCCGCAGCCCGGCTGGCTGGATGTGGTGGTGACCGCCAAAGCGCGCAGCAGCGTGCGTGCTTATCTGAAGACCATTCAGCGCGGCGATGCCGAAGTGTTGGGTCGCAACCTGCTGGAAAAGGCGATGCATAGTCTGGGCGCTAACCTCCAACAAGTTGAAGCGGCCGATTTTCGGCGGGTACTGACGACGTTCAATGTTCAGGATGAGGGACAATTGCTCGCAGCTATTGGTATGGGCGAGGTCTTCCCGTTGGTGGTGGCCCACAAATTGTTACCTGAGGAAGAAGATCGCGGGAAACTGGCGCAGACCGCGCGTCGTCTGGGGCAGGCGGTAAGTCAATTGTTACCGAGCCGGCTCAACCGTGAGGTGGCCACCAAAAAGCCACTGTTGATTCGAGGGACAGAGGGGATGCCGGTGACGTTGGCGCGTTGCTGTCGACCTATCCCCGGCGATCCTATTTTGGGTTTTATCAGTGCTGGCAAAGGCGTGGTGGTGCATACCCATGATTGTCACAATATCCGCGAGTGGCGCAAACGCCGCGACCGTTGGGTGGATGTGCAGTGGGACCCCGAAGCTCAAGGTGAATTTCCAGTGATGATCCGGGTGGTAGCGGAGAGCGCGCGTGGTGTGCTGGCCCGCGTTGCCACCCTGATTTCCGATGAAGATTCCAATATTGATCATGTGGACATCGAGCCCCAGGATGGACTCTATACGGGCATCACCTTTACCATACAGGCACACGATCGTGATCACCTGGCTAAAATCATGCGGAGTTTGCGTAGTCTGCCGATGGTATCTCGGGTACAGCGGGTCAAAGGCTAA
- a CDS encoding Rid family detoxifying hydrolase gives MPVPVQSNSAPQAIGAYSQGMVHDGLLYLSGQIPLDPRTGQMVEGDVALQIRRVLDNLQAVCEAAGGRLQDAIKLQVYLVDLGHFAQVNQAMEVAFTPPYPARAVVQVAALPRGAQVEIDGIVALDKEH, from the coding sequence ATGCCAGTTCCAGTTCAGAGTAATTCGGCACCTCAGGCTATCGGGGCTTATAGTCAGGGTATGGTGCATGACGGCCTGCTCTACCTTTCGGGTCAGATTCCCCTGGACCCTAGAACCGGGCAGATGGTAGAAGGCGACGTCGCCCTGCAGATCCGGCGAGTGCTGGATAACCTGCAGGCAGTCTGCGAAGCAGCGGGTGGGCGTCTGCAGGATGCGATCAAATTGCAGGTCTATTTGGTGGATCTCGGCCATTTTGCGCAGGTAAATCAGGCCATGGAGGTGGCGTTCACGCCACCTTATCCGGCGCGTGCGGTGGTACAGGTGGCTGCTCTGCCGCGTGGCGCGCAGGTAGAAATAGACGGCATTGTTGCCTTGGACAAGGAGCACTGA
- a CDS encoding murein L,D-transpeptidase family protein, whose translation MIRKFKRWGLLGVVPGALGLAGCATTHLPSAPVHSVAYYAAQIPPPVVQPVAPVVSPASAAPVTQSVHIIISTTTHFLTIYKGNTVLATYPVAIGFNGAASRRTRGDDVTPMGRYHIGWVSRGTRYGPFMGLTYPNRENAAWGLREGIINKAQYRAIVDAVDAGQTPPQNTPLGGEIGIHGMGPQFADDPQSKVFPGRWTAGCVALSNWDAQQIAAMVQVGTPVEIVGNVPGFRRKLESVSADARYKSAVALNSTATPRAVAKPQDTAMDTLVAALAPTPDTNFSAASRHPD comes from the coding sequence GTGATACGCAAATTCAAGAGATGGGGGCTATTGGGGGTGGTGCCGGGTGCTCTGGGATTGGCGGGTTGCGCGACGACACATCTGCCCTCTGCGCCAGTGCATTCGGTGGCCTACTATGCCGCACAGATTCCCCCGCCGGTTGTTCAGCCGGTGGCGCCCGTGGTTTCTCCGGCAAGCGCTGCGCCCGTCACCCAATCGGTGCATATCATCATTTCGACTACCACGCACTTCCTGACGATCTACAAGGGTAATACCGTGTTGGCGACCTACCCGGTGGCCATCGGCTTCAATGGCGCAGCTTCCAGACGGACACGAGGGGATGACGTCACCCCGATGGGGCGTTATCACATCGGCTGGGTGAGCCGGGGAACGCGCTATGGCCCTTTCATGGGTTTGACCTATCCCAACCGGGAAAATGCGGCGTGGGGGTTGCGTGAGGGCATTATCAATAAGGCGCAATATCGCGCCATTGTCGACGCTGTCGACGCCGGGCAGACGCCGCCACAAAATACCCCGCTGGGCGGTGAAATAGGCATTCACGGCATGGGTCCGCAATTTGCTGATGATCCTCAGAGCAAGGTATTTCCTGGGCGCTGGACCGCCGGTTGCGTGGCCTTGTCAAATTGGGATGCACAGCAAATCGCCGCGATGGTGCAGGTGGGGACGCCCGTAGAGATCGTTGGGAATGTGCCCGGATTTCGGCGCAAATTGGAATCGGTTAGCGCCGATGCCCGGTATAAGTCCGCTGTCGCGCTCAATAGCACGGCGACACCAAGGGCAGTTGCGAAGCCCCAGGATACGGCGATGGATACCCTGGTTGCGGCGCTCGCCCCAACCCCAGACACTAATTTCAGTGCTGCCAGTCGGCATCCTGACTGA